In the Acetobacterium sp. KB-1 genome, ATTAGCTTCATTAAGGGTGAACTCAATCCCGAATAAAACCGGGAACTCAGGTAAGATTTAAAGAACCGCTGATTGATCGCATCAAATTTTTCGGCTGACTTTGCTTCATGATTAAACGATTTGACAATTAAATGACCATCATAGACCTCTTCAATCAGCCCATTCAAAGCACCCAGTTCTTTTTGCTGTCGTCTGAAAAGGACCTGGGTTTTTTTGGTAATCAGTTTCATGACAAAATAAGAAAGTGGAATCGCCACAAAGAAGATCAGACTCAACGACACATTCAGCACCAGCATCATCACAATAATTCCGATAATACTGGTTGCCTGAACCAGTATCTGGGTCAGATTGCTTTGCAGTGCACTCGAAAGTGTCGTCGCATCATTGGTGACCCGGGAAAGCAAATCCCCCCGTTCACTCTGATCCAAGACATTGAGCGTCAGTTTATTCAGTTTTTCCTGAATATCGGCCCGTAATCGCTTAATCGCCAATTGCGACAAATAGGTAGTGCGCATGGTGGCATAATAGGCAAACCCGGCGCTTAAGATATAAAGCGCCGCCAGGATGATTAGCTGCTGCCCGATATATAAAAAATCAATATCGGTATTTTTAGCAATACTATCGGCGATGCTATCGGTGATATCCTTGGTCACCACCGGTGCGAAAATTGCAAAGATGGTACTGGCAATCAGTGCGACCGTCACAAAAAAGATAACATGTTTTTTATCCTTTAAATAATGACTCAGCCGCTTACCAATAGCACCAAAGCTGTATTTTCTTTTTTTGGTTTTCACAGTGATTCCTCCTTCCCATCGCTATAGGATTGGGATTTCAGAATTTCCTGATAAACCCGGCAATCGCGGATCAGGTCCTCATGTTTACCCTGACCGACAATGGCGCCATTATCCAGCACCAGAATCTGATCGGCGTGTTTAATGGTGCTGATCCGTTGGGCGACAATTAACACCGTTTTATCACCAAATTTTTCGCGTATGGCTTTGCGAACCAAAGAATCAGTTTTAAAATCCAACGCCGAAAAGCAATCATCAAAGATCGTGATCGGGGCTTTCTTAACTGCCGCTCGGGCGATACTAAGGCGCTGTCGCTGCCCTCCGGAGAGATCCTTGCCGCCCTGAGAAATCGTGCTGGCCACTTGGCCTTCCCGTTCGTTGATAAAGTCAAGCGCCTGAGCAATCGATAAGGCTTCGATAACCTCTGCCTCGGTGGCCTGATCCTTGCCGACCCGGATGTTTTCCAACACGGTTCCACTAAAAAGCACCGATTCCTGGGGCGCATAGGCAATAATGCTTCTCAGATCATGCTGGGTTAAGTCCCTAATATCGACCCCATCAATTACAATGGCACCCGAACTAACCTCATAAAGCCGCATAATCAAATTGACCAGCGTGGTTTTACCCGAACCGGTAGCGCCGACGATTGCGGTTATTTTTCCTGGTTCAGCAACAAAATCGAGTCGCTCCAGAACATTTATTTCAGCACCGCTATAGCCAAAAGAAACCGCTCTAAATTCAATGCGTCCCGCAATGTTCTCAAGAATCACCGGATTTTCTTTATCCTGAATGGAAAAGTCGCAATCCAATACCTCTTTAACCCGTGACGCCGAAACAGCCGCCTGGGGATAAGCCATAAGCAAAGCCGAAACCAGACCCAGAGCAGACATAAACATTAAAACGTATTGAATAAATACCATCAAACCACCCAATGTAACAATTTGCTGCTGAACCTCCTGGGCTCCTAGCCATAAAATGATCACCATCGTCAGGTTCATCATCAGTTGCATCAGCGGGGCAAAGAAAGCGACTGCATAGTTTGCTTTAACAGCCGCTTGCATACCTTCCTGGTTGGCCTGACCAAATTTCTCGGTTTCATAATCCTGACGGTTAAACGCTCGGATCGTCCGGACTCCGGTGAGTTTTTCTTTCATCAAAAGATTTAGCCGATCGACTTTCTGCTGCATCAGCTTAAATAAGGGCATACTTCGGGCCGTAGTTAGCCCAATAATAATCGTCGTGATCAGAAACGATCCCAATAGCAACAGTGTCAGAGTAATATTTTCGCGAAAAGCCATCACCAGAGCGCCAACACCGGTAATTGGAACCAGTAGTAATGACCGTAACCCATTGATGACAACGATTTGCATCTGGGTCGCATCGGTGGTGGAGCGGGTCAGCAGAGTAGCTGCGCCAAATTGATTGAAGTCGGTCTGGGAAAAATCCTTGACCTTGTCAAACACATCCGCCCGAATTCGACTGGTAAAGGACGCGGTGACATAGGCTGAATAATAACTTGATGCCACCATACAGACCGCCGCCACCAATGAAACCGCCAGCATCATTGCGCCGCTTTTTAGAATATAAGGCGTGTCCCCCTGAGCCACCCCATTTTCAATAATATCCCCCATCATTGTAGGCAGATAAAGTTGCGCCGCCGCCTGGCTGAGCACAAACACAAAGACCAGAATCATCTGGAGCCGGTAATCTTTTAAATACCGTAACAGTAAACTGACCATCGGCTACTCCTTATCCACTAAGGCAAAGAAAAAGTTCTCTTTGACCAACGTGTCAATCACCCGTACCGGCTTTAACTGATTCCCGGAAATCCCCCGCATAATCATCAGATCACGATAAAGAGCATAGGTTTCTTCCTGAACAAAAGAAATTTCGGAAGGACTCAAGATTCCACTTTTGACCTTGGAGCCAATCGAAGGGTTGGCCGTCCCTAACTTCGCTTCCATGATTTGACGATATTGTTCATATTGTCCCTTCGCCAGCGGTTTTTCTAATTCAATAAAGATAACATAGCGACCCGGCGATACCGCCACATCGGCATAGACCGAATAATCCACCAGCTCGCAGTCGGTGGCCTTGGCAAATTCCTTAACTGCCCAGGAAACGCATTCTTCGGTCGTCTTTTCGCCAGCTATGCTGACCATCTGATTGAGTCGATAAACAAATTTGATCTTGGGGCATTTTTTATACCAGCCCACCACGCGTACCACGTCTTTGATCCGATAGCGGTAAAAACCAGAGGTGTTGGTTAACACGATCTCATAATCCTTACCGGTTTCCAGTTGTTCCATAGTCAGCGTTTGTTCCCCTTCTTCCTGATCCACCGGGATAAATTCATAAAAGGCCGAGTCGGGAATCAGGACAAATTCCTGGGCTTCCATTTCGTTACAAATCGCCATAATTGACTCTGATGCGGCATAAACGCTGAAATAAATGGGAATATCCCCCAAATAGTGACGCATTTTATCCGTATAGACTGAAAAACTTCCACTACCAATCGCGTGGACAAAAGCCAGTTCGGGCCAGATTCTGGGAATAATGGGGGTATCAAAACCTTTTTTAAATTCTTCTCGCAGTTCCGCCGCCCGTTTGGGGTTCGGCTTTATTTGGGTCAATAACTGAACTTTGATCTCATCGGGAATTTTTATATCCGGATCGATGGTGCCTTTTTCGATGTCATCGACGATCATTTCCCAATTTGTTTCCATATATTTCATCAAGTCAGAAATACCAGTCATAAAGGCAGAAACAATATAGGACAGATTTCGCTCCATCAGTGCAAAACGAAGGTGCGCATACTTGGTGTCCATTATTTCAGTAGGAAAAACAATTTCTTTAGGTGAGGTGAACATCAAAAACAAAAGGTTTTTGATACTGTAAACACCCCGCCCTGAAATGGACCCGGCAAACAAACCATTGGACAGCGTTTCAAATTTGACTTCCATCAGGTTTAGTCCGCGACCGCGTTTCCACTTTTTCCCCAATGCCCGGGCAATGATGGCAAAGCTGAACTGGGTGGCATATTCCCGGTAAAGATCGACCGTTTGTTCCGAAACCGGGATCTTTTTGGGATTATCAACACTACCGGAAGTCAGGGCATAATGGATGATATTATCCTTAGTCAACAGATCCTTTTCTCCGGCTATCATTCGTTCGATATAAGGGGCGTAATCATCATAAATAGAAAAAGGCACCGTGTTCTGATAGTCTTCAATGGTCTTAATCTGGTCAAAGTGATAGCGCCTTCCATACTCGGTGTCGGCATTTTTAGCGATCATATCAAGCATCAATTGTTTATTGATTTCCGGAGCATTTTCGGTTAAACGATCAAAATTCTCAATTTTTTTGTAACCTTTTTTAATATTAAGGGAATAAATCAGTTTGGGTATCATCTTTATCATTTTTCGCCTTCCTTTGCCCAACCCGCAATGCTGTTACGATCAGGGTATTCCGTTACAATGGTTTTTAATTTTGTTTGGTTTACATTCTTCCCGGGCATGATTGATCGGGAAAATAACGAATCACGGTAACCATCGCTCACCATTATTACTTCTACTCCCCGTAAGTGGCATGATTCTCTTAATCGCTGATAGCTGGGCTTTAGCTTAAACAGGTGTTTCTCCAAGTTCAATCTAAAAACCTCACTATCAAACCGCTCTGAATAGGGTTCCAGAATAAAGATCAGCTTTTTATTCTCCCGATCCAATAAGATCTGATAAAAACGGATCTCCTGATTTAAATAATTAGAAATTGTCTCAATCGCCCCATCAATTTCAAAGACCCTTAAACTCAGGCGATCCAACTCCAGCTTTTCCGATTCTTTGCACACAAAAACAAGCCTGGGAATCTGATTATTCATCTCCGTCACTCGGACGATATCTTTCATATTATAGCGGTACAAGCCCGAATAGGAGGTAATGATCAGTTCGTAATAGCCACCTTTTTTTAATTCGTGGGCCAAAAGGGTTTGACTCGTTACTTCTCCGACTGGTAAAAACTCAAAAAAATAACCAAAAAGAGCAAGTAATCCGGCTGGATCCTGGGCTTTATCTGGTATATTAAACTTTCCTTCACTGGCGCCGTAGCCCCATTCCAGGAATTTGACCGACTGAGGGAGGTGCTTTTTGATATCGGTCACAATTTTTGCTGCACTGGCTGACATCCAGCAGGACACAACCGCAAACTCGGGCCAGATCATTGCCACATCCAGGGTCTTTTTGTTTTTAAGAATTGTTTCCAGTTCTGCTGCCCGCTCCGGATTTGGCAATAATTCCGAAACCAATTTTTCCCTCAGTACCGCATCAATGGAAATCTTTGACGATATCTGACCCTCTCTGATATCTTCTAGCAAATCGTCGGCTTGTGCATTCATTTTTTTTAGTAAAACATTAAAGTGGGCAATATTGCTACAAACAACACCAACCAGATTTTTTTCTGCCAACGCATAGCGAATCGTTAAGTAATCGGTTGTCTCATTACTCAGTCCCTTCGCGATCATCATTGCCGGTGGCAGCACCATTTTTTTTAACATCTCGACTGGCATATCCTTGGCCGCCTGGCCAGAAGCGGAGCCAATCGGAATGCCTCCGTCGGTTTTGCCATACTCCGAGGGGTTAACAATAGCCAATACCTTTTTTCCCGGCGCCATTACTTCCGGGGCCATCATTAATAAAAGGATGGCCCGAATCTGAGAAACCAAACCCTTGACACATTCCCCATTTTTACTTTCAGGAATCAGTTTAGGTACACCAGTGGAGCCGCTAGTAGCAACAAAACTGGCTGTTGGACCGTCAAAAAAAATGTCTCCCTGACCTGCTTTTAACGGTGTCAGCTCTTCTTCAATCTGAGAATAATCCGATATTGGCACCTTGTTTCTAAAGTCGTCGACGGTTTTAATGTCTGAAAAACCCATTTTTCTGCCAAACTCACTATTCTGAGCAGATTTTAAAATATCCTGAAGCACACGTATTTGTGTGGCCTCAGGAATACTTTGGATAAAATAAAAACTTTTAATTAATTTTTCATTGGGCATTTCCTTTAAACGTTCTGGAATACTCTTATCATCGTTGCCGCCAAAAATGGCCCTAAACTGCTCTTCCGCCATACTATTTCCCGCCATTTTCACACCCTTATTCGATGGTCAAAATATCTGAAAACCCGGTCATATCAAATACTTCCTGGATTTCCGGCTTGACGTTTTTAATCACCAGACTACCATCAAGTGCCTTGGATTTTTTTTGAATCAGCAGTAACACTCTTAATCCGGCACTGCTGACAAAATCCAGCTTATCAAAATTCAGAATCATCTTAAATCCTTGTTTAGTATAATACGGCTCCATTTCTTTTTGAAACTCAGGGGAGGTATTGGTATCCATTCGGCCTTCTAGTTCAACTAGAAAAATATCACTTTCTTGCTTTACTTCAATTTTCATTCGTATACCCTTTCTTCTTTAAAAATTATAACAATCTGTTGTTTTCATCTGTAACGATAATTCTGAATTGTTCCAAATTGTCGCCCTGTTGATAAAAGGAGACTTTTCTTGGCATAACCCAGTTAAAACGCTTTGACGGTTTAGCTTTAAAGGCATTTATGCCTTCAAATTTTTAATTTTAATTGATCATACCACAATAATTTGCCATGCGCAATTACAAAACCAGTCGAAATACGAAAGTTGTATTTATATCCAAATCAATTGCATACTTTATCGTTATTCACGTGTTTAATCCTTTAAAAAATGCATCCATAAAGGCGATCTTTTCAAAAATAATCTCAGCCAATAAAGCCCTGTATTTGGGAATCTGCTAAGCATCGTTGAAAGATGTTCTGTTTTTATTTACAAATTCAATTTTCTTTTACATCTTCGTTACAAGCTATTTACAACAACCATAATTTGTGCTAGTATTATTACACTTAGAACAAATCTGAGCACTTATGATTACATTTTAAATTAAATAAATGAAAAGGGAAGGAATGTCATGAAAAAGAACTCGATTATTTCCATTATTATCATCCTACTAATTCTTCTGACCGCCATTTTGTTTGTTCGTAGCTGCAACCAAGAAGGAAGCGAAATGAAAAACTATACCGTGGCGGGTACCTACAACGAAACAGCAACCTATCAAAACGGAGAGATTAAGGTTTCTGATGTCAACATCGAAAATGCCACCTTTACCGGTAATCTAACCGTTACTGATGCGGTTGCCGATGGCGAAATTCGGCTGACCAACGCAGCCGTACAAGGCGAATTACTGGTAAAAGGAGGTGACACCATTTACCTGGATGGTGGCGCCTACCAGAACATCATTCTTGAGAAACCCGGGGTAAAAATTGTTTTACTTGGCGAAGCAACCGTTGAAACGCTGACCGCCAGAGCAGCGGCCAACATCGTTGTTGACAATCAAAGTAAGGTAAAGACCCTAAACGTTGAGAAAGCCGCTGCCCGGACATCCATCACCACCCAGGAAAATGGTACCATTGAAAACATTCAGGCCCGGGGCGCCAGCGACATTATTCTTAACACACCAGCCAAACTAATTGGATTCGGCACCAATGCCGGTGGATCAACCCTTGTAGCCAATGCGGTGGTTGATAAAATCGTGGCTGAATCGAAGGTTATTCTCACCCTTAATGCCAATGTGGGAACCGTGTTGTTAACCACTACTGGTGAAGGAACCAGCATTACACTTGGCAACAATGCCGTAATTGCCTCTCTGGCCACAGAAACCCGGGTTGAGATAACCGGTGAAGGCAGTGTTACCAGTGCCACCACCAACGATGTACTGTACATTACCGGGACCGTTACCCCGGAGGTCGTTTATATTACCACCAAGCCGGTTGTCAGTGATACCAATGGTTCATTAGCTGTATCAACCAATACCAACCGAGTCGCCGATAGTAGTTCCTCTGGCGGGTCCAGCGGCACCTGGTATTCCGGTTCAAGCGATTCCGGGTCGGTCATTGATACGATTCACGATACCCCGTTTATCCCTCCAACCCCACCAAATCCGCCAAGCCCAACCCCACCAACCCCACCGAGCCCACCTGTAAATATTTCGGTGGAAGCAATCCAGGTAACACCGGTTGAAGCAGATGTGATTATGGGTAATACTTTAAAACTGAACACCGTTATTTTTCCCAAAAATGCGACCAATCAAACCATCATTTGGGAAACGTCTAATAACGCGGTTGCCACCGTCACCAATGGGGTGGTCACACCAGT is a window encoding:
- a CDS encoding ABC transporter ATP-binding protein, whose protein sequence is MVSLLLRYLKDYRLQMILVFVFVLSQAAAQLYLPTMMGDIIENGVAQGDTPYILKSGAMMLAVSLVAAVCMVASSYYSAYVTASFTSRIRADVFDKVKDFSQTDFNQFGAATLLTRSTTDATQMQIVVINGLRSLLLVPITGVGALVMAFRENITLTLLLLGSFLITTIIIGLTTARSMPLFKLMQQKVDRLNLLMKEKLTGVRTIRAFNRQDYETEKFGQANQEGMQAAVKANYAVAFFAPLMQLMMNLTMVIILWLGAQEVQQQIVTLGGLMVFIQYVLMFMSALGLVSALLMAYPQAAVSASRVKEVLDCDFSIQDKENPVILENIAGRIEFRAVSFGYSGAEINVLERLDFVAEPGKITAIVGATGSGKTTLVNLIMRLYEVSSGAIVIDGVDIRDLTQHDLRSIIAYAPQESVLFSGTVLENIRVGKDQATEAEVIEALSIAQALDFINEREGQVASTISQGGKDLSGGQRQRLSIARAAVKKAPITIFDDCFSALDFKTDSLVRKAIREKFGDKTVLIVAQRISTIKHADQILVLDNGAIVGQGKHEDLIRDCRVYQEILKSQSYSDGKEESL
- a CDS encoding GH3 auxin-responsive promoter family protein, which encodes MIKMIPKLIYSLNIKKGYKKIENFDRLTENAPEINKQLMLDMIAKNADTEYGRRYHFDQIKTIEDYQNTVPFSIYDDYAPYIERMIAGEKDLLTKDNIIHYALTSGSVDNPKKIPVSEQTVDLYREYATQFSFAIIARALGKKWKRGRGLNLMEVKFETLSNGLFAGSISGRGVYSIKNLLFLMFTSPKEIVFPTEIMDTKYAHLRFALMERNLSYIVSAFMTGISDLMKYMETNWEMIVDDIEKGTIDPDIKIPDEIKVQLLTQIKPNPKRAAELREEFKKGFDTPIIPRIWPELAFVHAIGSGSFSVYTDKMRHYLGDIPIYFSVYAASESIMAICNEMEAQEFVLIPDSAFYEFIPVDQEEGEQTLTMEQLETGKDYEIVLTNTSGFYRYRIKDVVRVVGWYKKCPKIKFVYRLNQMVSIAGEKTTEECVSWAVKEFAKATDCELVDYSVYADVAVSPGRYVIFIELEKPLAKGQYEQYRQIMEAKLGTANPSIGSKVKSGILSPSEISFVQEETYALYRDLMIMRGISGNQLKPVRVIDTLVKENFFFALVDKE
- a CDS encoding GH3 auxin-responsive promoter family protein; the protein is MAGNSMAEEQFRAIFGGNDDKSIPERLKEMPNEKLIKSFYFIQSIPEATQIRVLQDILKSAQNSEFGRKMGFSDIKTVDDFRNKVPISDYSQIEEELTPLKAGQGDIFFDGPTASFVATSGSTGVPKLIPESKNGECVKGLVSQIRAILLLMMAPEVMAPGKKVLAIVNPSEYGKTDGGIPIGSASGQAAKDMPVEMLKKMVLPPAMMIAKGLSNETTDYLTIRYALAEKNLVGVVCSNIAHFNVLLKKMNAQADDLLEDIREGQISSKISIDAVLREKLVSELLPNPERAAELETILKNKKTLDVAMIWPEFAVVSCWMSASAAKIVTDIKKHLPQSVKFLEWGYGASEGKFNIPDKAQDPAGLLALFGYFFEFLPVGEVTSQTLLAHELKKGGYYELIITSYSGLYRYNMKDIVRVTEMNNQIPRLVFVCKESEKLELDRLSLRVFEIDGAIETISNYLNQEIRFYQILLDRENKKLIFILEPYSERFDSEVFRLNLEKHLFKLKPSYQRLRESCHLRGVEVIMVSDGYRDSLFSRSIMPGKNVNQTKLKTIVTEYPDRNSIAGWAKEGEK
- a CDS encoding STAS domain-containing protein: MKIEVKQESDIFLVELEGRMDTNTSPEFQKEMEPYYTKQGFKMILNFDKLDFVSSAGLRVLLLIQKKSKALDGSLVIKNVKPEIQEVFDMTGFSDILTIE
- a CDS encoding Ig-like domain-containing protein; protein product: MKKNSIISIIIILLILLTAILFVRSCNQEGSEMKNYTVAGTYNETATYQNGEIKVSDVNIENATFTGNLTVTDAVADGEIRLTNAAVQGELLVKGGDTIYLDGGAYQNIILEKPGVKIVLLGEATVETLTARAAANIVVDNQSKVKTLNVEKAAARTSITTQENGTIENIQARGASDIILNTPAKLIGFGTNAGGSTLVANAVVDKIVAESKVILTLNANVGTVLLTTTGEGTSITLGNNAVIASLATETRVEITGEGSVTSATTNDVLYITGTVTPEVVYITTKPVVSDTNGSLAVSTNTNRVADSSSSGGSSGTWYSGSSDSGSVIDTIHDTPFIPPTPPNPPSPTPPTPPSPPVNISVEAIQVTPVEADVIMGNTLKLNTVIFPKNATNQTIIWETSNNAVATVTNGVVTPVSNGETTITARTQDGNKTDTCKITVKTNVTAVTMINTINTVNNNIAQTIAYDSSYSLPVVVIAQGYGSELFPCSVTWSPNTVDTKKIGETIYTGTLVMPAGYVNLNNTQALITLTVLAQPVITASSELSSQRVYLNEDPAPVFVEADVTDDKTLTYQWSYRIGDVETPLPEVTGPIYDPPASATPGTVYYNCVISSENADPVTVLAGTVVTSIDPAVLPVTPDPADPETGETEPVIVTTLAEIPTITEQPTSISQLSDIAVATSLAQATRTAQAALGAPKSEIATASFRVAATVNDGGVLTYQWFESSVAVNADGKAVDGATDKTFAADTASPAGTTYYYVEITNTKAGCLPVTAVSLPVSLTVI